The following proteins come from a genomic window of Lachnoclostridium phytofermentans ISDg:
- a CDS encoding N-acetylmuramoyl-L-alanine amidase, with translation MRKKIKNYKKMCVLLIVSLLISSAPVDQAQAASGLKIYNYTTNSSMTVTDETISYVYNEKSIPLGNNPGILSSNGVALGPYVKIFRDALGIKTLYNKEKKTVTLRDDKTTLVLTLGSKTAQVNGKSVTMNAAPISIKYSKANETAILVPTRFVAETFGYSYDWNSTSSTVTITKPLNLTYDNQLVSYTGIQGSVKFDGKNVNVSNLPSILIANTAMAQAYKVFAKGMGVTYKYSESKGTISFTKGNINLLMELGSKIAYLNDEVVDCGVAPKLVFNEDNGEVAVLVPAQFVSKALGYDYNWNSATKTSEITTTKKVGKEPNITIPPVSPSTPGDGNYSESEYFNWTAKDSYKDVLEEAKNAMNSKNSIDTGSVTISQFLKLDTDQLAKNKENYQFSFNETFSSVTAIKDKEELILSFKNMVATDSLSTFGNELAKEARVIYDAVKNQTDVIFTLSDASISYTLTSENDGKGLSLSLYSNYLTQISAGRDDSGSEYLSITGLKDIKPIVTQDEDSIYVSIPNTINTLGDNNFSNKEENSSMLFVSLNSMSANNSFLIIQKPSPDVTYELNQDGSTYTLTFEKEEEIPVIDNSSLKIALPSGIRLSDISSEDNYNKKQISIFIKGDHRTFFEQNPIVNTYDNVSNIKVSYSSSKGTELLITTKVIQGFKYTIVDGKLQVTIDRPSAIYDKIIILDAGHGGKDPGALKGTTQEKVINYKILNEYAKEYFTNSGIKVYYTRVDDTLIALDDRAAFAKQVDADFFISLHCNSATTSAARGTSVYYSSVNKSKTSSGLTNTILANTLVNNLSKALGTKNLGIIDKGFVVVRDNSVPAVLIELAFLTNPDDLALLTSSTSQKKAAKTIYDTVASLFEAYPTNR, from the coding sequence ATGAGAAAAAAAATCAAAAACTATAAGAAAATGTGCGTATTGTTAATTGTGAGCTTATTAATAAGTTCTGCCCCTGTGGATCAGGCACAAGCAGCAAGCGGGCTTAAAATCTACAATTACACAACAAACTCCTCTATGACAGTAACTGACGAGACTATCTCTTACGTATATAACGAGAAATCAATTCCACTAGGGAATAACCCTGGAATCCTATCAAGCAATGGAGTTGCCTTAGGGCCATATGTAAAGATCTTCCGTGATGCTCTAGGGATTAAGACTCTTTATAATAAGGAGAAAAAAACAGTTACTCTTAGAGATGACAAGACTACTCTTGTATTAACTTTAGGTAGTAAAACTGCACAAGTGAATGGAAAATCTGTAACTATGAATGCAGCACCAATCTCCATTAAGTATTCCAAGGCAAATGAAACAGCCATATTAGTTCCAACAAGATTTGTTGCGGAAACCTTTGGTTATTCTTATGACTGGAATAGTACAAGTTCTACGGTTACAATTACAAAGCCTCTAAACTTGACCTATGACAATCAGTTAGTTAGCTATACTGGGATTCAAGGATCTGTGAAATTTGATGGTAAAAACGTAAATGTTTCCAATCTTCCTAGCATCTTAATTGCAAACACCGCTATGGCTCAAGCATATAAAGTCTTTGCAAAGGGTATGGGGGTAACTTACAAGTATTCCGAAAGCAAAGGAACTATTTCCTTTACAAAAGGTAATATTAATTTATTAATGGAATTAGGTAGTAAGATCGCTTACTTAAACGACGAAGTAGTTGATTGTGGTGTAGCACCAAAACTTGTATTTAATGAAGATAATGGCGAAGTAGCAGTATTAGTACCAGCACAGTTTGTATCAAAAGCTCTAGGTTACGATTATAACTGGAATTCCGCTACAAAAACATCTGAAATCACAACGACGAAAAAGGTTGGTAAAGAGCCAAACATAACGATACCTCCAGTTTCACCAAGTACTCCAGGGGATGGTAACTATAGCGAGTCGGAATATTTTAATTGGACTGCAAAAGATAGTTACAAAGATGTATTAGAAGAAGCAAAAAATGCGATGAATTCTAAGAACTCTATTGATACAGGTAGTGTAACTATTTCTCAATTTTTAAAACTTGATACGGACCAATTAGCAAAGAATAAAGAAAATTACCAGTTTAGTTTTAATGAGACATTTTCAAGTGTGACTGCTATAAAAGATAAGGAAGAATTAATTTTATCTTTTAAAAATATGGTTGCTACAGACAGTTTATCTACCTTCGGGAATGAATTAGCGAAGGAAGCAAGAGTAATCTATGATGCAGTGAAAAACCAAACAGATGTTATCTTCACATTATCGGATGCTTCGATAAGTTATACTTTGACATCAGAAAATGATGGTAAGGGCTTATCCTTATCCCTCTATTCAAATTATCTAACACAAATAAGTGCAGGTAGGGATGATAGCGGTTCTGAGTATTTATCAATCACCGGACTTAAAGATATCAAACCAATCGTTACACAAGATGAAGATAGTATCTATGTATCCATACCGAATACGATAAATACATTAGGTGATAATAATTTCTCTAATAAAGAAGAAAATTCATCTATGTTATTTGTATCGTTAAATTCAATGTCAGCAAACAACTCGTTTCTGATTATACAAAAACCATCACCAGATGTAACTTACGAACTCAATCAAGATGGTTCTACTTATACTTTAACCTTTGAGAAAGAAGAGGAAATCCCAGTAATCGATAATTCATCTCTTAAGATTGCATTACCAAGCGGTATTCGCTTATCGGATATTTCTTCTGAGGATAACTATAATAAAAAGCAAATTTCTATATTTATAAAAGGGGATCATCGTACTTTCTTTGAGCAAAACCCTATTGTAAATACGTATGACAATGTTTCAAACATAAAAGTTTCTTATTCATCCAGTAAAGGTACTGAATTACTTATTACTACAAAAGTGATACAAGGCTTTAAATATACTATAGTAGATGGAAAGCTACAAGTTACGATTGATCGACCAAGCGCAATCTATGATAAAATTATCATTCTTGATGCAGGGCATGGCGGCAAAGATCCAGGAGCACTCAAAGGTACGACACAAGAAAAAGTAATTAACTATAAGATATTAAATGAGTATGCAAAAGAATATTTTACAAACTCAGGTATTAAGGTTTATTACACAAGAGTTGATGATACCTTAATTGCACTTGATGACCGAGCTGCATTTGCAAAACAGGTGGACGCAGATTTCTTTATCAGTTTACACTGTAACTCAGCTACTACCTCCGCTGCTCGTGGTACCAGTGTGTATTATAGCAGTGTAAATAAATCGAAGACATCAAGCGGATTAACAAATACGATCTTAGCGAATACCTTAGTTAACAATCTATCCAAAGCATTAGGTACTAAGAATCTTGGTATTATTGATAAAGGCTTTGTTGTTGTTCGAGATAACTCAGTACCTGCTGTTCTAATTGAGTTAGCATTTTTAACGAATCCAGATGACTTAGCATTATTAACGAGTTCTACCTCTCAAAAGAAAGCAGCGAAAACTATTTATGATACTGTAGCAAGCTTATTTGAAGCTTATCCTACGAATAGATGA
- a CDS encoding glycoside hydrolase family 10 protein: MFKRKWKFILAWMLLFVFAINQAFPAMAATKEDTGPSIKATYRVLNQKATVSYEVSSKAKLKSILYLPNLVTLENSIRWTESGKKISESGTFEVKKSGFYTFRAEDVNGGVTVEYIYVDLEFKAVWISYLEFKSTGYTKDEFEAQIDEMFDNVVDMGMNAVIVHVRPFGDAMYDSDYFPWSKYISGTQGKDPGFDPLEYMVEAAHDRGLQFHAWLNPYRITSKNTDVKTLATNNPARKWLTDKKTSNDRNVLSFDGNLYYNPAVPEVRTLIRNGVLEIVRNYDVDGIHFDDYFYPTLGSNYEKVFDATEYKSYVDNYKKQGLDNYILPIDEWRRQNVNTLIKGIYSAIKLEKSDVVFGISPGGFLDTLRMKDRYYVDVDTWLSKPGYVDYICPQLYWSFEHSQYPFDGILNRWLELRKNTDVNVYVGIPVYKSASNDEPDFKKNANILADMIITCRNSKLVDGYMFFRYDNFYSNTAKKAVKNLLNVLNE; this comes from the coding sequence ATGTTTAAGAGAAAATGGAAGTTTATCTTAGCTTGGATGTTATTGTTTGTGTTTGCCATAAACCAAGCTTTTCCAGCTATGGCAGCAACTAAGGAAGATACTGGACCTTCGATTAAAGCAACTTATCGTGTACTGAATCAAAAAGCAACAGTATCTTATGAAGTCAGTAGTAAAGCAAAATTAAAATCCATTCTTTACTTACCAAACCTTGTTACTTTAGAAAATAGTATTCGATGGACAGAATCTGGGAAAAAAATATCGGAAAGCGGAACATTTGAAGTTAAAAAATCCGGTTTTTATACTTTCCGTGCAGAGGATGTTAATGGGGGTGTAACTGTGGAATACATTTATGTTGATTTGGAATTTAAGGCAGTTTGGATTTCCTATCTTGAGTTTAAAAGTACAGGATATACCAAAGATGAATTTGAAGCTCAAATTGATGAAATGTTTGATAATGTTGTAGATATGGGGATGAATGCTGTTATTGTACATGTTCGTCCATTCGGAGACGCCATGTATGATTCTGATTATTTTCCTTGGTCAAAATACATTAGTGGTACGCAAGGAAAAGACCCTGGTTTTGACCCATTAGAGTATATGGTAGAAGCTGCCCATGACAGAGGACTTCAATTTCATGCATGGTTAAATCCATACCGTATTACGTCAAAAAATACAGATGTAAAAACTTTAGCAACAAATAATCCAGCAAGAAAGTGGTTAACTGATAAGAAGACATCAAATGATCGTAATGTATTGTCTTTTGATGGAAATCTGTACTACAATCCAGCAGTACCTGAGGTTCGTACACTAATTCGTAACGGAGTACTTGAAATTGTAAGAAATTATGATGTAGATGGAATTCATTTTGATGATTATTTCTATCCAACTTTAGGTTCTAATTATGAAAAGGTATTTGATGCAACAGAATATAAAAGTTATGTTGACAATTATAAAAAGCAAGGTTTAGACAATTATATTCTTCCAATTGATGAATGGAGAAGACAGAATGTTAACACGCTAATAAAAGGTATTTACTCCGCAATTAAGTTAGAAAAATCGGATGTTGTATTTGGAATCAGCCCAGGAGGATTTCTTGATACCTTACGTATGAAAGATCGTTATTATGTTGACGTTGACACTTGGTTATCTAAACCAGGTTATGTAGATTATATCTGCCCTCAGCTGTATTGGAGTTTTGAACATAGCCAATATCCATTCGACGGAATTCTAAATCGTTGGTTAGAACTTCGTAAAAATACAGATGTAAATGTTTATGTTGGTATACCTGTTTACAAATCAGCTTCCAATGATGAACCAGATTTTAAGAAAAACGCAAACATATTAGCAGATATGATTATAACTTGCCGTAACTCCAAATTAGTAGATGGATATATGTTCTTCCGATATGACAATTTCTATAGTAATACAGCAAAAAAAGCAGTAAAAAATTTATTGAATGTTCTTAACGAATAA
- a CDS encoding AGE family epimerase/isomerase, with protein sequence MGNYKQMKELAKAHLSEVVIPFWNKLKDEENGGFYGYLDYDLQLDKKAVKGCILNSRILWFYSNAYLTLGEEGLLSYAKHAYEFLKNHCYDQTYGGIYWSLNYDGSTYDTTKHTYNQAFAVYALSSYYFATKDEEAINLAKSIIGIMEKKCTDSFGYLEAFDRDFLPIDNELLSENGVIAHKTMNTLLHVFEAYTEYYRVTGDMEIKERLMRMLDIIQIKVYNPNLHRQEVFFDVYMNSILDLHSYGHDIEAAWLIDRGLDVLKEPKYDYLLKPITKDLTNQIYQTAYQDHSLLNESEKGKVNTSRIWWVQAEAVVGFLNGYENDRNETRYYEAATDIFQFILENVHDKRTGSEWFWEVDKEGKPFNKKPIVEPWKCPYHNGRMCFEILRREI encoded by the coding sequence ATGGGTAATTACAAACAAATGAAAGAGCTTGCGAAAGCTCATCTGTCAGAAGTAGTTATTCCTTTTTGGAATAAATTAAAAGACGAAGAGAATGGTGGATTTTACGGGTATCTCGATTACGACTTACAATTAGATAAAAAAGCAGTAAAAGGATGTATCTTAAATAGTCGAATTTTGTGGTTTTATTCGAATGCTTATCTTACGCTTGGAGAAGAGGGTTTATTATCCTACGCAAAGCATGCTTATGAGTTTTTAAAGAATCATTGCTACGATCAAACTTATGGTGGTATCTATTGGTCCTTAAACTATGATGGAAGTACCTATGATACAACGAAACATACCTATAACCAAGCCTTTGCAGTCTATGCGCTATCTTCTTACTATTTTGCAACCAAGGATGAGGAAGCAATCAATCTGGCTAAATCAATTATAGGAATAATGGAAAAGAAATGTACGGATTCGTTTGGATATTTAGAAGCCTTTGATCGAGACTTTTTACCAATTGACAATGAGTTGCTTTCTGAAAATGGTGTGATTGCTCATAAAACAATGAATACATTACTGCATGTTTTCGAAGCTTATACCGAATATTATCGTGTTACTGGGGATATGGAAATCAAAGAACGATTAATGAGGATGCTAGATATCATCCAAATTAAAGTTTATAATCCCAACTTGCACCGACAGGAAGTATTTTTTGATGTGTATATGAACAGTATACTCGATTTACATTCGTATGGACATGACATTGAAGCTGCATGGCTTATCGATCGTGGTCTTGATGTCTTAAAGGAACCGAAATATGATTATTTATTAAAACCAATTACGAAGGACTTAACGAATCAGATCTATCAGACAGCTTATCAAGATCATTCCTTATTAAATGAAAGCGAAAAAGGTAAGGTAAATACATCAAGAATATGGTGGGTACAAGCAGAAGCAGTGGTTGGATTTTTAAATGGTTATGAGAATGATCGAAACGAAACTAGATATTATGAGGCAGCGACGGATATCTTCCAGTTTATCTTAGAGAACGTCCATGACAAAAGAACAGGTTCTGAGTGGTTTTGGGAAGTGGATAAAGAGGGTAAGCCATTTAATAAAAAGCCAATCGTGGAACCATGGAAGTGTCCTTACCACAATGGTAGAATGTGCTTTGAAATCTTAAGAAGAGAAATTTAA
- a CDS encoding glycoside hydrolase family 130 protein encodes MSQVTMYTENLPNIPWQEKPTDCPGPVWRYSENPIIRRNPLPGVARIFNSAVIPYQGEFIGVFRGEQINGVPQLYLGYSKDAIHWTYEKEKIAFVNEKGESYMPRYAYDPRLIKVEDTYYIIWCTDFYGAALGLAKTNDFKTFIRLENPFIPFNRNGVMFPRKINGNFVLLSRPSDSGHTPFGDVFVSESPDLVYWGKHRHVMTRGYNQWWQSLKIGGGAAPIETSEGWLLFYHGVIGTCNGYVYSMGAAILDIDNPSIVKYRSGNFILTPEMDYEEKGFVANVVFPCAALTDAASGKIAIYYGAADSYVGLAFTTVDEIVTYIIENHVANGDDNTIGIL; translated from the coding sequence ATGAGTCAAGTTACAATGTATACCGAGAATCTTCCAAATATCCCTTGGCAGGAGAAGCCTACCGATTGTCCAGGCCCTGTTTGGAGATATTCTGAAAATCCAATCATCCGAAGGAATCCACTTCCTGGAGTAGCGCGTATTTTTAACAGTGCAGTGATTCCTTACCAGGGTGAATTTATTGGTGTATTCCGTGGTGAACAAATCAATGGAGTTCCGCAACTTTATTTAGGATACAGTAAAGATGCGATTCATTGGACCTACGAAAAAGAAAAGATTGCTTTTGTTAATGAAAAAGGCGAATCTTATATGCCTCGTTATGCTTATGATCCAAGATTGATTAAAGTAGAAGATACTTATTACATTATTTGGTGTACCGATTTTTATGGTGCGGCATTAGGCTTAGCAAAAACAAATGACTTTAAAACATTTATTCGATTAGAGAATCCATTTATACCATTTAACAGAAATGGAGTCATGTTCCCTAGAAAGATTAATGGCAACTTTGTATTGTTATCAAGACCTAGCGATAGCGGACATACGCCATTCGGTGATGTCTTTGTAAGTGAAAGTCCTGATTTAGTATATTGGGGTAAGCACAGACATGTTATGACTAGAGGTTACAATCAATGGTGGCAATCCTTAAAGATAGGTGGAGGAGCTGCTCCAATTGAAACTAGTGAAGGATGGTTGTTGTTCTATCATGGCGTTATCGGTACTTGCAATGGCTATGTATATAGCATGGGCGCTGCAATCTTAGATATTGATAACCCATCCATCGTAAAATACCGTTCCGGCAACTTTATTTTAACGCCAGAGATGGATTATGAAGAAAAAGGATTTGTTGCTAATGTAGTCTTCCCATGTGCAGCATTAACGGATGCTGCCAGTGGCAAGATTGCAATCTACTATGGAGCAGCAGACAGTTATGTAGGATTAGCTTTTACTACAGTTGATGAAATCGTTACATATATTATAGAAAACCATGTTGCAAATGGTGATGACAATACTATCGGTATTCTATGA
- a CDS encoding metallophosphoesterase family protein, whose product MTTIAIISDTHGLLRPEVCEHLKQVDYILHAGDIHTKEIYEQLLNYAPLFVVRGNNDKEWAEFLPSSLTIAVDNITFYLIHNKRDIKQLPIESNIVVYGHSHKYSLERKDEVLWLNPGSCGRKRFHHDVTMAILTVEDDRYRIYKINFNTAYS is encoded by the coding sequence ATGACGACAATAGCTATTATATCAGATACTCATGGATTATTACGTCCAGAAGTATGTGAACATTTAAAACAGGTAGATTATATACTTCATGCTGGTGATATTCATACGAAAGAAATTTATGAACAGTTATTAAACTATGCACCGTTATTTGTAGTGCGAGGTAATAATGATAAGGAGTGGGCTGAATTTTTACCATCTTCTTTAACAATTGCAGTAGACAACATTACCTTTTATCTGATTCATAACAAAAGAGATATAAAACAACTACCAATAGAATCTAATATTGTTGTTTACGGTCATTCCCACAAATACTCCTTAGAGAGGAAAGACGAAGTTCTATGGCTAAATCCAGGCAGCTGTGGCCGTAAGAGATTTCATCATGATGTCACGATGGCAATTCTTACGGTGGAAGATGACAGATATAGAATTTATAAGATAAATTTTAATACGGCGTATAGTTAA
- a CDS encoding phospho-sugar mutase: MNYLDTYRFWCEDAYFDEKTKTELKSLEGNDIEIKDRFYKSLEFGTGGLRGIIGAGTNRMNLYTVRKATQGLANFIKKEHGEDRGVAIAYDSRNMSIEFSEEVALCLCANGIKAYRFESLRPTPELSFALRTLNCISGIVITASHNPPEYNGYKVYWEDGAQITYPKDEQIINEVNNVTDFNTVKTMNKEDAIAAGLYHTIGKEIDDLYITELKKQVIHPDVIKKVGGDIKIVYTPLHGTGNIPARRVLSELGFENVYVVPEQELPDGNFSTVGYPNPEDPKAFRLALDLAKKVDADLVLATDPDADRLGVYAKDSKTGDYISFTGNMSGMLICEYLLSQRKENGTIAKDGALIKTIVSTNMADKIAQEYNIQLIEVLTGFKYIGEQIKLFEETGKGTYEFGFEESYGCLIGTHARDKDAIVAVMALCEAAAYYSTKGLTLWDQMLNIYEKYGYFREGLETMTLKGVEGAEKIKEMMESFRQNPPKQLGDYKVVSFRDYEMDKVINLETNEVSKTGLPKSNVLYFELDNDAWVCVRPSGTEPKIKFYIGVKGTSNEDANEQLKSLTDALMKLA, encoded by the coding sequence ATGAATTATTTGGATACCTACCGTTTTTGGTGTGAAGATGCGTACTTTGATGAGAAAACAAAAACTGAATTAAAGAGTTTAGAGGGTAACGATATTGAAATTAAAGATCGTTTCTATAAGAGCTTAGAATTTGGTACCGGAGGCTTACGTGGTATTATTGGAGCCGGTACAAATCGTATGAATTTATATACTGTTCGTAAAGCAACACAGGGACTTGCTAATTTTATTAAGAAAGAGCATGGAGAAGATCGTGGTGTAGCAATTGCATACGATTCCAGAAATATGTCCATAGAATTTAGTGAAGAAGTTGCACTTTGCTTATGTGCGAATGGAATCAAAGCATATCGTTTTGAATCCCTACGTCCGACACCTGAGCTATCCTTTGCGCTTCGTACGCTAAACTGTATCTCTGGTATTGTTATTACAGCAAGTCATAATCCGCCAGAATACAATGGTTACAAGGTTTACTGGGAAGATGGCGCTCAGATTACTTATCCAAAAGATGAGCAAATCATCAATGAAGTAAATAATGTAACAGATTTTAATACAGTAAAAACAATGAATAAAGAGGATGCGATTGCAGCAGGTCTTTATCACACAATTGGAAAAGAAATCGATGATTTATATATTACAGAATTAAAGAAACAGGTAATTCATCCTGATGTAATTAAGAAAGTCGGAGGGGACATAAAAATTGTCTACACTCCACTTCATGGTACCGGAAATATACCAGCACGCCGTGTTCTTAGTGAACTAGGATTTGAGAATGTTTATGTTGTACCAGAACAAGAACTTCCAGACGGTAACTTCAGTACCGTTGGATATCCGAATCCAGAAGACCCTAAGGCATTTAGACTTGCTCTAGATTTAGCGAAAAAAGTGGATGCGGATTTAGTATTAGCAACGGATCCAGATGCGGATCGTCTTGGTGTTTACGCAAAGGATTCCAAAACAGGAGATTATATTTCCTTTACTGGTAATATGTCTGGAATGTTAATCTGTGAGTATTTATTAAGTCAAAGAAAAGAAAATGGCACAATAGCGAAAGACGGTGCTCTTATAAAAACTATTGTTTCCACCAATATGGCTGATAAAATAGCACAGGAGTACAATATTCAGTTAATCGAAGTACTTACCGGATTTAAGTATATCGGAGAGCAGATTAAATTGTTTGAAGAAACCGGAAAAGGAACTTATGAGTTTGGATTTGAAGAAAGCTATGGCTGTCTCATCGGAACTCATGCAAGAGACAAGGATGCAATTGTTGCTGTTATGGCACTTTGTGAAGCAGCAGCTTATTATAGTACAAAGGGGCTTACTCTTTGGGATCAGATGCTTAATATCTATGAGAAATATGGCTATTTCCGTGAAGGTCTCGAGACAATGACCTTAAAAGGCGTGGAAGGTGCAGAAAAGATTAAGGAAATGATGGAAAGCTTCCGTCAAAATCCACCTAAACAACTTGGAGATTACAAAGTAGTTTCCTTCCGCGATTATGAAATGGATAAAGTGATCAACCTTGAAACTAATGAAGTTTCAAAGACTGGTTTACCTAAGTCAAATGTATTATATTTCGAATTAGATAATGATGCATGGGTTTGTGTACGTCCTTCTGGTACAGAACCAAAAATCAAATTCTATATTGGCGTAAAGGGTACCAGTAATGAGGATGCAAACGAACAATTGAAATCCTTAACGGATGCATTGATGAAGTTAGCATAA
- a CDS encoding SGNH/GDSL hydrolase family protein has product MDKISMAKRGVISLGNLDRFHNVMERARKKEPLTIGFIGGSITQGSLSSAPFTCYAYRVFDWWKTYFQNENLIYVNAGIGATTSQFGVARVKSDLLSKAPDVIFVEFSVNDEDNDLFMETYEGLIRTILSAKNSPALFLVHNVQYDTGNNAERVHSKVGYHYQVPMVCMKDSIFEELQRGTLVIEEITPDNLHPNDSGHELVAYVITKALETIDHTNTSKDRIIETNLPDPITPNRFEGVVRYKNSELTPLLKGFLKDGEEQDGITDIFKGGYIATKLGDSIELEFECKTLAVQYRKTIHKPTPIAKAVLDGQDENAILLDANFKENWGDCIYLQNILVSNEKKKHTLIITIIETDKRQKSEFYLASVITS; this is encoded by the coding sequence ATGGATAAAATAAGTATGGCGAAACGGGGAGTTATATCGTTAGGAAATCTAGACAGATTTCATAATGTTATGGAAAGAGCAAGAAAAAAGGAACCACTAACAATTGGTTTTATTGGTGGGTCAATTACACAAGGTTCCCTATCCAGTGCTCCTTTTACATGTTATGCTTACCGAGTTTTTGATTGGTGGAAAACTTATTTTCAAAATGAGAATCTAATCTACGTAAATGCGGGAATTGGTGCTACGACTTCTCAGTTTGGAGTAGCAAGAGTAAAGTCCGATTTATTATCAAAAGCTCCAGACGTAATATTTGTAGAATTTAGCGTGAATGATGAGGATAACGATTTGTTCATGGAAACTTATGAGGGTTTAATACGGACTATTCTATCTGCGAAAAACTCACCTGCACTTTTCTTGGTTCATAACGTTCAATACGATACAGGGAATAATGCGGAACGGGTACATAGTAAAGTCGGATATCATTATCAGGTTCCAATGGTATGTATGAAGGATAGTATCTTTGAAGAGCTACAAAGAGGAACACTAGTTATAGAAGAGATTACTCCGGATAACTTGCATCCAAACGATTCTGGTCATGAACTAGTTGCCTATGTTATTACAAAAGCCCTTGAAACGATTGATCATACTAATACTAGTAAGGATAGGATCATAGAGACAAATTTACCAGATCCAATTACGCCAAACCGCTTTGAGGGGGTTGTTCGTTATAAGAATTCAGAGTTAACACCATTATTAAAGGGTTTTCTTAAAGATGGAGAAGAACAAGATGGGATTACAGATATCTTTAAAGGTGGATACATTGCCACAAAGTTAGGAGACTCCATTGAATTAGAGTTTGAATGTAAGACTTTAGCGGTTCAATACCGAAAAACGATTCATAAACCTACTCCGATTGCGAAAGCTGTTTTAGATGGGCAGGATGAAAATGCAATCCTATTAGATGCAAACTTTAAAGAAAATTGGGGAGATTGTATATATTTACAAAATATACTAGTTTCAAATGAGAAAAAGAAACATACCTTAATAATTACCATCATAGAAACTGATAAGAGACAGAAAAGTGAATTTTACCTAGCTTCTGTGATAACTTCTTAG
- a CDS encoding lysoplasmalogenase family protein: MISVADSIGATLFLISDAYILFLYFYNKKYEVVHIINLATYYYGMFFIALSLLY; the protein is encoded by the coding sequence TTGATCAGCGTAGCTGACAGTATAGGGGCAACTTTATTCCTTATTTCGGACGCATATATTTTATTTCTTTATTTTTATAATAAGAAGTATGAGGTTGTTCACATCATTAATCTTGCTACATACTATTATGGAATGTTTTTTATAGCACTTAGTTTGTTGTATTAA
- a CDS encoding tRNA 2-thiocytidine biosynthesis TtcA family protein → MKLQQLYSYTRKAIDDYQMIEDGDKIAIGISGGKDSLTLLYALAGLRRFYPKKFTLEAITVSLGFDNFDTSKIAALCKELDVNYTVVNTDIAPIIFETRKESNPCSLCAKMRKGAFNDKAKELGCNKSAYAHHKDDVIETTLMSLLFEGRYYTFSPITYLDRMDITLIRPLIYVDEVDVIGFKNAYNLSVLKNPCPIDGYTKREYAKNLVKQLNQEHPGARVRLFHAVTDGLLSDWKKETEQ, encoded by the coding sequence TTGAAACTACAGCAACTATATAGTTATACAAGAAAAGCGATTGATGATTATCAGATGATTGAGGATGGGGATAAAATTGCAATTGGTATCTCTGGAGGAAAAGACAGTCTTACCTTATTATACGCACTTGCTGGCCTTAGAAGATTTTACCCAAAGAAATTTACCTTAGAAGCAATTACAGTAAGCTTAGGTTTTGATAATTTTGATACGAGTAAAATAGCAGCTTTATGTAAAGAACTAGATGTGAATTATACCGTTGTAAATACTGATATTGCTCCAATTATCTTTGAAACAAGAAAAGAGTCCAATCCATGTTCTCTTTGTGCAAAGATGAGAAAAGGTGCTTTTAATGATAAGGCAAAGGAACTTGGTTGTAATAAATCCGCTTATGCTCATCACAAGGATGACGTAATTGAAACAACGTTAATGTCACTATTATTTGAAGGACGTTATTATACATTCTCACCTATTACTTATCTTGATCGAATGGATATTACTTTAATTCGACCACTAATTTATGTGGATGAAGTAGATGTGATTGGATTTAAAAATGCTTATAATCTCTCAGTCTTAAAGAATCCTTGTCCAATTGATGGCTATACAAAGAGGGAATATGCTAAAAATCTTGTAAAGCAGTTAAATCAAGAACACCCAGGTGCTAGGGTAAGATTATTTCATGCTGTAACGGATGGTTTGTTATCGGATTGGAAGAAAGAAACTGAACAATAA